The Meiothermus sp. genome segment GGACAGGGTCGTTAACGCCCACAATGCCGTACTCGAGGGCCTCGGCTACCCGGAAGGCGCGGCTCAAATCCTTCGTCCAGATGTAGGCGGCCAGCCCGTAGTCGGTATTGTTGGCCCAGGCAATGGCCTGTTCTTCGTCCTCAAAGGGCATCAGGGGGGCAACCGGCCCAAAGGTTTCTTCCTCCAAAATTTTCATACCCGGCTGGATACCGGTGAGCACGGTGGGGGCGTACAAAAGCCCACCCAGGGGCTTGCCCCCGGCGGCTACCTTGGCGCCTTTAGAGAGAGCATCCTCCACATGCGAGACCACTTTGTCCAGGCCCTGTTGCTCCACCAGGGGCCCCACGTTGGTGTTGGTATCGAGGGGGTCGCCCACCTTGAGCTGGCTCACCGCCTCGGCCAACGCTCCGGCGTAGTCGGCCTCGAGCTTCTTGTGCACATAGATGCGGTTGGTGGTTACGCAGGTCTGTCCGGCGTTGCGGTACTTGGAGAGCAGGGTAAACTGCACGGCTTTTTCGATGTCGGCATCCTCAAAGATGATGAACGGTGCATTGCCGCCGAGCTCGAGCGAGACCCGCTTCATGGTGTCGGCGCCCTGGCGGTAGAGAATCTTGCCCACAGGCGTGGAGCCGGTAAAGGTAATCTTGCGGATGCGCATGTCCTCCATCAAGACCCTGGACACCGGAACCGGGTCGGAGGCGGGCAGCACCTGCAGGGTGCCGGCAGGGCCCCCAGCTTCCTCCCAGAGCTTGGCCAGGTAGAGGGCGCACAATGGGGTTTGCTCGGCGGGCTTGACAATGATGGCGCAGCCCGCGGCCAGCGCAGGAGCGGCCTTGCGGGTAATCATGCTGGTGGGGAAGTTCCAGGGGGTCACGGCGTACACCGGCCCTACCGGCTCGTAGACGGCCATCTGGCGTTTGTTCGGGAAACGCGAGTGAATGAGCTCTCCGTTCACCCTGGTGGCTTCTTCGGCGCACCATTCCACAAAGCTGGCCGCATACAGGACTTCTCCCTTGGCCTCGGTGATGGGTTTACCCATTTCCAAAGCGGTCAGGCGCCCGAGCTCCTCCTGGTGGGCAATGAGCAGGTCGTTCCATTTGCGCAGGATTTTCCCACGCTCGAAGCCGGTGAGCTTTTTCCACTCCTTGAAGGCGGCTACCGCAGCATCGGCGGCCATTCGGGCTTCAGCTTCGCCACAGTCGGCTACCTGGGCCAGCAGTTCGCCGCTGTAGGGGCTCTTAACCGCAAAAGTTCTGGGGGTCTGGTGCCACTTGCCGCCTACATAGGCGCTGCTGGGAAAATCGAAGTCTTTGACCATAGCAGCCCTTAGCATACTCCGGCGCTACCAGACTGCGGGTAGGGGGAACCTTGCAATTACAGGGTCGCTAAGCGAACCCTCACAAACCTCAACCAGGGGCTCTTTAGTGCACAGGTAATACCAGATTCGGTTAGTTCGCCACTGTTTAGTGACGAACTAACCCGACTGAAAGGAGTGCTCTAGGATTCAAAAAGATAGCCTCTGGGGGATCTTTGGATTGGATGATTATCTTTTTGAATCCGGTATGAGGGGTCGCTCGAGCAGTTACACTTGAGTCATCTAAATCATCGATTTTGCCGATGGGAGCCTGTGGTGCAAATCTCGCTCAAACAACTGGTCTACTTTATAGCCGTGGCCGAGTCGGGCTCGATTTCCAAAGCCCTGACCTCCCTGAACGTAACCCAGTCGGTGGTCACGGAGGCCATCAAGAAGCTAGAAGATACCCTGGGAGCCGAGCTTTTTACCCGGCACGCCAGGGGCATGATGTTGACCCATGCCGGGCATCAGTTTTTGCGCCATGCCCACCAAGTGCTGGCTGCACTGCGCAACGCCGAGCAGGCCATCCGCGAACGCCCGGACGCCACCACCGGCCAGCTTAACCTGGGCGTAACCAGCCTGGTGACGGCCTACTACCTGCCCTATTTGCTCGACCGCTTCGAGCGGGTTTTCCCGGGCATTCAGGTGGTCGTGGTGGAAGACCGGCGGGGGTACATCGAGCACCTGCTGATTAACGGCGAGCTCGACGTGGCGGTGATGAATGTTTCGGTGGTGGATAAGCAGGCCCTCGAGACCCGCACCCTGCTGTGGGCTCCCTGGCGGGTCTGGCTGCCCACCAACCACCCCCTGGTGCAGCGGGAGGCGGTGTCGTTGGGGGAGTTGCGCGAGGAACGCTTTTTATACCTGAAGAATGATGAGCTCGAGGAAGTCACCCAGCAAATCTACCGCCTAAGCGGCTTTCCCCAAGTGGCTGTGCGTACCGATTCTATCGAGGCCATGCGCAGCCTGGTGGCGGTGGGTATTGGCGTGGCGGTTTTGCCCAACCTGATGTATAGGCCCTGGAGCCTGGAGGGCGACCGGCTGGAGTCGAGGCCCTTGCTCGAGGATTTACCACGCTTAGAGATAGGCGTGGCCTGGCGCCGGGGGAGTGTGCTGAGCGAGGCCGCCCGGCAGTTCTTGGTGGTGGTGGGGGAGCACAGCCGGGTGCAGGTCTACGGCATGAGCTACGCCGAGCTCCCCGGTGTCGCCGAATAACACCATGCGGAGTACGAACGCCCAATGAAATAACCTATCTCTTTTACCGATATCTCCCATTACCGCAGGTTGCTTGTTGAAAGCAAACCGGGTCCGCTATTGTAGGGAGCAGTTCGACAGCTGGAGACGCCTGCGTGAATGTGGCCAGGCCCCGGGCTGTCGTATTTAAGGAGGGAGCATGCGCACACGATGGTTCATGGCAGTGATTTGTCTGGCAATGCTGACGGGTTTGGCGCTAGCACAGCTTCCGGCCAGCCGGGCTAAGCAGTCCCTGGGGCCCAACGAGGGCCAGCTCAACATCCTGGCCTGGCCGGGTTATGTAGAAAACGGCTCCACTGACAAGAGCGCCGACTGGGTTACGGGCTTCGAGAAAGAAACCGGCTGCAAGGTGACCGTCAAGGTCTTTAGCAGCTCGGACGAAGCGGTGCGCCTGATGAATCAGGGCGGCTACGACCTGGTCACCGCCTCGGGCGATGCCACCCAGCGCCTGATTGCCGGCAATGTGGTAGCCCCCATCAACTGGAACCTGATTCCCAACACCCGCAACATCGACCGTCGCCTGCTGAATGCACCCTGGTATGTGGTCAATGGGGTGCGCTACGGGGTGCCCTACCAGTTTGGCGTGAACGTGCTGGCCTACAACACCAACGTCTTCAAGACCCCCCCGGATAGCTGGAAGGTGGTTTTCGAGGAGATGACGCTCCCCGACGGGAAAAGCAATAAGGGCCGCATCCAGGCCTACTACGGCCCCATCTACGTGGCCGACGCTGCGCTGTACCTGATGCGTACCCGGCCCGAACTCGGCATCAAAGACCCCTACGAGCTCAACGAGCGGCAGTACCAGGAGGTGCTCAAACTGTTGCGCCAGCAACGCACGCTGCTCCAGCGCTACTGGAACGACGCCAACGCCCAAGTGCAGGACTTCACCAACGAAGGTGTGGTGGCCTCGACAACCTGGATTTTCCAGGTCAACACCCTCAAGGCCAATAAGCGCCCCATTGACTGGGTGGTGCCCAAAGAAGGGGCTACCGGCTGGGCCGATACCACCATGCTGGCGGCCAACTCCAAAAACTCCAACTGCGCTTACCGCTGGCTTAACTGGCAGCTTACCAACAAGGTGCAGGCCGACATTGCGGGCTGGTTCGGTTCCAACCCCGTGGTACCGGCAGCCTGCAACACCCCCGGCTCCTTGCTGTCTGCCGATGGCTGCAAGAACCAGGGCTTCAACGACTTCGACAAGATATTCTTCTGGCGTACTCCGACTGTCCAGTGCCGTACCCAGAACAACCAGTGTGTGCCCTATAGCCGCTGGGTAAGCGACTACATTGCCATTCAGGGGGGCCGCTGAGGGTTTGCAAAGAAAGCCAGACTGCTCATGAACCGCGCCGCGGTCGGTCGGGTTCTCAAGGAAAGATACAGGCCGGAATGTTAGAAGATGGCCTCTGGGTTTACAGGAGGACTATCTTTTGAAGGCGGTCTGAGCAGAGGCTACCACAGACCTCAAACAGGGTAGGGTTGGGGTTCAGGAAAGCCCGCCCCAACCCTAACCCGAGACCACGCTACGATGGTACAGATGCTGCAAGAACCCCAAAACCAATCCACTCAGGCGGCCGTGATCCTGCACGGGGTGTCGTGTTACTTCGGTGCGGTAAAGGCCGTGGATGGAGTAGACCTGGAAATCTTTCCGGGTGAATTCTTCTCCATGCTGGGGCCATCGGGCTCGGGCAAGACCACCTGTTTGCGCCTCATCGGTGGGTTCGAGCAGCCTACCTCGGGGCATATTGTGCTGTTCGGGCAGGATGCCTCCCGGCTGCCGCCCTACGCCCGCGACGTGAACACGGTGTTTCAGGACTATGCGCTTTTTCCACACATGAACGTACGCGACAACGTAGCGTATGCGCTCATGGTGCGGGGGGTGCCCCGGTCCGAACGCCACCGGCGGGCCGAGGAGATGCTAGAACTGGTCAAGCTGGCAGGGTTAGGGGATCGGCGGCCTGGGCAACTCTCGGGGGGCCAGCGACAGCGTGTGGCCCTGGCTCGAGCGCTCATCAACCAGCCCAAGCTGTTGTTGCTGGACGAGCCTTTGGGGGCACTGGACTTGAAGCTGCGCGAGGAAATGCAAATAGAGCTGAAGGCCCTGCAGCGCCAGCTCGGTATCACCTTCATCTACGTTACCCACGACCAGGGCGAGGCCCTTTCCATGTCGGATCGGGTGGCGGTGTTCAACCACGGAAAAATCGAGCAGCTCGACACCCCCAAAGCCCTTTACGAATACCCTAAAACCGAGTTCGTAGCCCGCTTTGTGGGTAGCGCTAATGTGCTCGAGGGCCGCTTGTTGGGTCTTCGGGAAGGCAAGTATGCCTTGCGCCCGGAGCGCATCTCCATCGTGGTGGGTAGCCACTGCGGGGCCAACTGCCTCTGCGGTACCCTGCTGGACATCCACTACCTGGGGGCCCAGACCCGCTACGAGGTTCAAGTGGGCAGCGAGCGCCTGACGGCGGTGACATCCTCGGAAGAGCAGGATCTCCAGATTGGTAGCCCTGTCACCCTGCGCTGGGAAAGCGGTTCGCTGCGAGCCTTGCAGGAGGCCCCATGACCCTGCGCCGACGCCTTTCCGATGTGCTGTATTTGCGGCCGCTCCTGCTGCTACTGCTGCTGCTGATACCGCCCGTACTGTGGCTGGGTGTCATCTACCTGGGCTCGCTCTTCAACCTGATGCTCTACAGCTTTTACTCCCTCAACGACTTTACCGGTCAGGTGGAGTATCGCTTCTCACTCTCGGCTTTTCGGCAGCTTTTTAGCTCTCCGGCCAATGTAGATATCGTGCTGCGCACCACCCTGATGGCCCTGGCGGTCACGCTGGCCTGCATCGCCATTGGCTTCCCGGTTGCCTATTACATCGCCTTTTACACCCAGGGCAATGCCAAGACCTTCTGGTATCTGATGGTGCTGTTGCCGTTGTGGTCGAGCTACCTGATCAAGGTGTATGCCTGGCGCTTAATTTTGGCGGGCGAAGGGGTGGTGAGCTGGTTTTTCAACCTGCTGGGGCTGGGCTGGCTTTTGCAGGGTATCCTGAGCCTGCCGGTGATAGGTGGCCCCAGTCTATCCAACAGCTACCTGGGCATGTTTTTGGTTTTTACCTACGTCTGGCTGCCTTACATGATTTTGCCCATCATCGCGGCGCTGGAGCGTGTCCCCAAATCGCTCATCCAGGCCTCGTCCGACCTGGGGGCCAGGCCCGCGCAGACCTTTCGCAAGGTGATCTGGCCGCTGGCCATTCCCGGTGTAGCAGCAGGTTCGATCTTTACCTTTTCCCTGACCCTGGGCGATTACATCATCCCCCAGGTGGTGGGGCAGCCAGGCTTTTTTATCGGGCAGATGGTCTATGTGCAACAAGGCACCGCAGGCAACCTGCCCCTGGCGGCGGCTTTCTCGGTGGTGCCGGTGGTCATCATCGCTATTTACCTGCTCATCGTGCGGCGACTGGGGGCTTTTAATGCGCTGTGAGGGTCTTGAGTCTCGCGCAGGTCTTTGGGCCAGGAGCACGGCTCCAGACTGGCAACTTGCAACTTGCAATCTGTGGCATGGGAGGGAGGGGTATGCCGGGTAAGCCTTCGCTGGGCCTGCGCTTAGCGTTCTACCTGGGGATGCTTTTTTTGCACTTCCCCATTGCCATCATCGTTTTGTATGCCCTGACCACCGAAGATCGCACCTACCAGTTTCCACCCCCGGGCCTGACCCTGCGCTGGTTTGGCGAGGCCATGCAGCGGACTGATATGTGGGCTGCATTGTGGCTGTCGTTGCAGGTAGCCGCCATGGCCACGGCCATCGCCTTAGTACTGGGGACTATGGTGGCGGCGGCCATGTACCGCTTTCAGTTTTTGGGCAAGGACTTTCTCACCGTGCTGCTAATTTTGCCCATCGCCCTGCCGGGCATCCTGACCGGCATTGCCCTCCTTACTACCTTCAAGCGGCTGGCCCTCGAGCCAAGCTTCTGGACGATTGTTATCGGCCACGCTACCTTTTGTATCGTCACGGTGTACAACAACGTGGTCGCCCGCTTCCGCCGCATGGGCTCCTCCCAGATGGAAGCCTCCATGGATCTGGGCGCGGACTGGTTTGCCACCTGGCGCCATGTGGTGCTACCCAGCCTCGCCACGGCGTTGTTGGCGGGTGGCATGTTGTCGTTTGCGCTCTCGTTCGACGAAGTAATTGTGACCACTTTTACCGCCGCCGACCAGAAGACCCTGCCCATCTGGTTCTTAAACGAGCTATTCCGCCCCCGCGAACGCCCCATCACCAATGTGGTGGCGGTTTTTGTGATGCTAGTCACCTTTTTGCCGATTGTGCTGGCTCAGTGGCTTACCCGCCACACCGACGACCTGCACGGGGGAGGTAAGACGGGCTAACAGTATAAGTAGCAAAGCAGAGGACTAAGTGGTCTGGTAACCAGGAACTCGGTATGAACTACAGTCCCTCCCAATGAACCACACATCGCAATTTGGGGCAATCAACGTGCTTCAAAACGTGCCGTAAAACAAGTTACCTGTGCACTAAGCAACCCAAAACCGGACGAAAGTGAGGAAATAATATGGCCAAAACCCTTATAAGAGAGAGCAAGATGTTGATTGATGGAGAATTTGTCGCCGGGGAGAGCACCCCTCTGGACATCCTTAACCCGGCAACGGGCGAGGTACTCCTGAAGCTACCCGAGGCCTCGGCGGAACAGGTCAAACAGGCCGTGGCAGCTGCGGAAAAAGCCTTTGATTCCTGGTCGCAGACTACCCCTAAAGACCGTTCGCTGATGCTGCTCAAGCTGGCCGATAAGATCGATGCGCACGCCGAGGAGTTCGCCCGGCTGGAATCGCTCAACTGTGGGAAACCCTATCTGGCCGCGCTGAACGACGAGATCCCGGCCATCTCGGACTGCTTTCGTTTTTTTGCCGGGGCGGTGCGCTCGATGACCGGGGCCCTGGCCGGGGAGTACCTGGCCGGGCACACCAGCATGATTCGCCGCGATCCGGTGGGGGTGGTGGCCAGCATTGCCCCCTGGAACTACCCTTTGATGATGGCAGCCTGGAAACTGGCCCCGGCTCTGGCTGCGGGCAACACAGTGGTGCTAAAGCCCAGCGAGCAGACCCCCCTGACCACCCTCCGGTTGGCCGAACTGCTGGCTGAGATTTTCCCGCCGGGGGTGGTGAATGTGGTGACCGGGGTGGGGGAGACGGTGGGGGCCTCGCTGGTGGCGCACCCGGGGGTGCGGATGGTCTCACTCACGGGGGATGTGGCCACCGGCAGGCGGGTGCTCGAGGCCGCTTCGCAAAGCCTCAAGCGCACCCACTTAGAGCTCGGCGGTAAGGCCCCGGTCATCGTGATGGACGACGCCGACCTCGAGGCCGCCGTGCAGGGCATCAGAATCTTCGGCTACTACAACGCCGGGCAGGACTGCACCGCAGCCTGTCGGGTGTATGCGGGCAAGAAAATCTACGACAAGTTCGTGGCCGAGCTATCGGACGCGGTCAAGTCCATCAAGGTGGGCGCGCAAACCGACGAAGGGGTAGAGATGGGGCCCCTGATTACCGAGCGGCAGCGGGCGCGGGTGGCCAGCTTTGTGGAGCGGGCCAAGATGCAGAAGCATATCGAGGTGACCGCAGGGGGCCACCCCGCCGAGGGCAAGGGTTTCTTCTACGAGCCCACGGTGGTGGCCGGGGCCTTGCAGTCCGACGAAATCGTGCGGCGCGAGGTGTTTGGGCCGGTGGTCTCGGTCACCCGCTTCACAGACCCCGAGGAGGCCATCGCCTGGGCCAACGACTCCGACTACGGCCTGGCCAGCTCGGTCTGGACGCAGGATGTGGGTAAGGCCATGCGCATTGCCAGCCGTTTGCAGTACGGCTGCACCTGGATCAACACCCACTTCATGCTGGTGAACGAGATGCCGCACGGGGGGCTCAAGCAATCGGGCTACGGCAAGGACATGAGCCTGTATGCGCTCGAGGACTACACCGTAGCCCGGCACATCATGGTCAAGCACTAGCGGCGATGGCTGCCCTCGGAGCCCTGGATCCGATTGCCTTGAACTATAGCTGCGCAGTATCGCCCCAGTTTTGCAGCCCGGCCTGGTAGGCTGGGTTCTGGTAGCGCGATAGCAAAAAGGCCGGAGCATAGCCGGGCAATGCAGCGCCGGTCACATGAGCCGCAAGCAACTCTCCAGCCGCACAGGCGGCCATCACGCCAAAGCCCGATAGCGCCCCAACGATGTAAGCCCCCTTAACCGGAAGGGGGCCAATCAGGGGACGGTTCTCCTGGGTTTTAAGGTAATAGCCCCCGTCTATCCAGGGCTTGGGGGCTTTCTCGAAATACCGTTGCATGCCCGGAACCATCACCGACAGGCCGCGCAGGGCCACCTCGGCGTAGTGGGGGTCTTTGGGAAGGGGGAAGACGGGCTCCACAGGCCCGGTGTGCAGGTTGTAGAGCACCAGCAGGGTGGTGCTGGCCTCCGGCCCATCGGGCCGGCAGTGGACACCCGAAGGAAGCTTTCCTAAGAGCCACCGGGTACTCTCCTCCTCGGCCAGCACGGCCCGTTCTTCGGGGCTCCAGGGCAGTTCTGTCTCGTCCATCCAGATGAGCATGGGGGCCTCGCGGGGTATAGCGCCCAGGGTCTCGCTGAAGCTCATCTTGAGATGCCGCTCGGCAAAGACGGGCAGTTCCACCCCCAGCAACTGGCCCACCTGTTTTTGCATGGGCCCGGCGGCGTTGATGAAGACCTGCGTCCCCAGGGTGTGCATGGAACCATCGGGGTATTTGACCTGCACAGACGCCACCGCCCCGCCCTTTAGATCCACCCCCACCACCTGGCCCCGTACCAGCCGAACCCCGCTTTCGCGGGCCTGTTCCAGCAGGTACATTCCCAGTTGCTGGGCCGAGAGCCAGCCCGCCCGGCGCACATGCAGTACAGCCCGGGTGTGGGTGTTGAGGTAAGGAAAGTGCTGCTGAATCAGGGCTGGGTCGCTAATCAGGTCGGCTCCCTCGAGCCAGGGGTCGAAGCCCTGGGCAGGGGAGGGCCGGTAGGAACTGTGGCTGTGGTCGTGAACCCGCAGAGCCCCCGCGCCCTTCTGGGCAGCATCCAGGGCAGCCTGGGCCAGCATGGGAATTTTGCCTGCATCGCCAGAAGCGTAGAGGTAACCCCGGCGGTTTAGGTGGATGCGGTTGGAAGATTCGCGGGCGATGACCTCGAGCAGCTCGATGCTGCGGTTCATGAGGGCAATCATGTGCCCGTCCGGCCCCGGCCACCAGTTGCGGTAGGCCTCGGTAGACTTGTCGGAGGTGAGCGAAAGGGGGTCGCCTTGCTCCACAATAACGATGTCCTTCAAGCCCTTTTTCCCCAGGTAATAGGCCGCCGCGACCCCGGCGATACCGGCTCCGCAGATAACGACTTCGGCTATGGGGTTGGTCATAAATTGTATACAGTATACATCTAGAATCGGGCTGAGTTGGAAAGCCTGGCGCCAAAGGCCCAGGGCCGAAGGTAACAGCGAATTAGCCCAGAAGCGCCTGCACCGCTTCCTCGAAGACCTCGGTGTGCCGCCGCACCTGCTCGGGGGTGGTCTCGGGCGAGATCAGGGTCATGTTGTGGAAGGGGGTGAGCAGAATGCCCCGGTTCAACATGAACAGATGAATAAAGGGGTCGAGGTCGGGGTCCTGGCCGGCCAGGGCCTCGGAACCATTCCGGGCCGGGTTGGGGCGGAAGAGGTACTCCACCCGGCAGCCCACCCGGGTGACGTGCCAGGGCAGGCTGTGCTTTTTGATTACGTCCTGCACTTCGGCCTCGAGCTGCTCTCCCAGGGCCATCATGCGCCGGTAGGCGGCCTCGGTCAGGACGTGCTCGAGGGTAGCCCGCATGGCCGCCAGCGAGAGGGCGTTGGCCGCCAGGGTGCCCCCGATGCCTCCGGTATCAGCGTAGGGGGGTTGGATGACGCTGTGCGCTTTTTGCCCAACCTCCTCAGTGAAGCCATAGGCTGCGCTGGGAATACCGCTGCCCAGGGGTTTACCCACCGTCAGAATATCAGGCTCCAGGCCGTGTGCTTTGGTGTAGCCCCCCGGCCCTGCCGAGAGGGTGTGGGTTTCGTCGATGATGAGCAGCGTGCCGTAGCGGCGGGTAAGTTCGCGCAAGGCCTCGTGGTAGCCCGGCAGCGGCTGCACGATGCCCACGTTGGTCATCACCGGCTCGGCCAGCACCGCCGCCACGTCACCAGGGCGAAGGGCCTCTTCCAGGGCCGCCAGGTCGTTCCACTCCACCACTTTGGTGGTCAGGGTGGGGTCTACCTGGGGTCCGATGTTGCCGGGGCGGCTGGCGGGTTTTCCATCCACCAGCCAGGCGTAGGCCTCGTCCACCGTGCCGTGGTAGCAGCCGTGGAAGACCAGCACCTTGGGCCTGCCGGTAATGGCCCGCGCCAGCCGGAGCGAGAAGCGGTTGGCGTCGGTGGCCGAGAGAGCGAATTGCCAGTACTTGAGGCCAAAACGGCGCTGCAACTCCTCGGCTACCCAGAAGGCGTTCTCGGAGGGCAGCATGGTGGTGATACCCTTCTCTAGCTGCTGGGTGATGCTGGGCAGGGCAGCCTGGGGCGAGTGGCCGGTCATGGCCCCGGTGTCGCCCAGGCACAGGTCTATGTACTGAAGCCCGTCCACATCGCGAAATATGGCCCCCCTGGCCTCGGCCACAAAGATCGGGAAGCCCCCCGGCCAGCGGGTCATCCAGTGCATGGGCACCCCCGCCAGCAACGAGTTTTGCGCACGCTGATAGAGTTCAAACGACCTGGGGTGGCGCTCAGCAAAAAGCTGCTGCTCTGTTTGCATCAGGGCTTTGACTTTGTTGCGATCAATGGTTGCGCTGGCGTTCATGTTTCTACCTCTTGGAGGGGTTTGCGAAAGCACACGATGCGCTCGACTTCCTGGTAGCCCAGGCGGGCGTGGGCCAGGTGGCTCTGGGTATTCGAAATTTCACTATCGGAAGCCATCTCGGTACAACCCTGGGCCCGGGCCCAATCCTCGGCGGCCTCCACCAGCCGGCGCCCGACGCCGGTCTTGCGGTGGGTGGGTGCGACATACCAGCCCTCGAGGTAGCCCACCGGGCTGCTTTCGCAGCCCTCGGCGTAGGCCCGCAAGGAGACCTCCACAAAGCCCACCAGTGCCCCCTCCTGTTCGGCCACAAAACCCACCTGATGGTCGGACTGCAGGATTTCGGCCACCTCGAGCTCAAAATCCGAAGCGCTGTCGGGCCACAAGGCGGTGCGCAGCCGGAAGTAGGCCGGTAGGTCTTGAGGTTGCAAGCGCCGGATGGTCAAGAGAACCCCTCCCCGCCCAGCACGGTGTGCTGTACACAAAGGCTGTAGGGGTCTTGTATATCACCCTCCAGCACTACAAAGTCGGCCCACTGGCCCATCTCCAGGCTGCCGCGGTTGCCCTCATCGCCCTGGGCGATGGCCCCGCCCTGCGTGTACGCCCAGAGGGCTTGCTCGAGGCCCACTTCGTTGCCCATCACCAGCGGCTCGTGCAGGGCGGCCTGCAAACCCTTGAGGGGCTCCACTTGATGCACCACCGGCCCGTCCGATGAAAAGGCTACCGTCAGGCCCGCTTCGAACATGGCCCGCAGGTTGAAGCAGCGCTTCAGCCACTCGTCGGGCACGTAGCGCTCGTAGTTGGCCC includes the following:
- a CDS encoding aspartate aminotransferase family protein: MNASATIDRNKVKALMQTEQQLFAERHPRSFELYQRAQNSLLAGVPMHWMTRWPGGFPIFVAEARGAIFRDVDGLQYIDLCLGDTGAMTGHSPQAALPSITQQLEKGITTMLPSENAFWVAEELQRRFGLKYWQFALSATDANRFSLRLARAITGRPKVLVFHGCYHGTVDEAYAWLVDGKPASRPGNIGPQVDPTLTTKVVEWNDLAALEEALRPGDVAAVLAEPVMTNVGIVQPLPGYHEALRELTRRYGTLLIIDETHTLSAGPGGYTKAHGLEPDILTVGKPLGSGIPSAAYGFTEEVGQKAHSVIQPPYADTGGIGGTLAANALSLAAMRATLEHVLTEAAYRRMMALGEQLEAEVQDVIKKHSLPWHVTRVGCRVEYLFRPNPARNGSEALAGQDPDLDPFIHLFMLNRGILLTPFHNMTLISPETTPEQVRRHTEVFEEAVQALLG
- the aac(6') gene encoding aminoglycoside 6'-N-acetyltransferase codes for the protein MTIRRLQPQDLPAYFRLRTALWPDSASDFELEVAEILQSDHQVGFVAEQEGALVGFVEVSLRAYAEGCESSPVGYLEGWYVAPTHRKTGVGRRLVEAAEDWARAQGCTEMASDSEISNTQSHLAHARLGYQEVERIVCFRKPLQEVET